A genomic region of Pongo pygmaeus isolate AG05252 chromosome 7, NHGRI_mPonPyg2-v2.0_pri, whole genome shotgun sequence contains the following coding sequences:
- the UBXN8 gene encoding UBX domain-containing protein 8 isoform X8, with translation MKLRKLEERFYQMTGEAWKLSSGHKLGGDEGTSQTSLETPNREAAKSQNLPKPLTEFPSPAEQPMCNEIPDLPEEPSQTAEVVTVALRCPSGNVLRRRFLKSYGSQVLFDWMTRIGYHTSLYSLSTSFPRRPLAVEGGQSLEDIGITVDTVLILEEKEQTN, from the exons ATGAAATTGAGAAAACTGGAGGAGCGCTTTTATCAAATGACGGGTGAAGCTTGGAAATTAAGCAGTGGGCACAAACTTGGG GGTGATGAAGGTACAAGTCAGACATCTTTGGAAACACCAAACAGAGAAGCAGCAAAGAGCCAGAACTTGCCTAAACCTTTAACTGAATTTCCATCTCCTGCTGAACAGCCCATGTGCAATGAG ATTCCTGATTTACCTGAAGAACCTTCTCAAACAGCAGAA GTAGTTACTGTTGCTCTCCGATGTCCCAGTGGGAACGTCCTGAGGAGAAGGTTTTTGAAGTCCTACGGCTCACAG GTCTTATTTGACTGGATGACGAGAATTGGGTACCACACATCTCTATACAGCCTTTCTACTTCCTTTCCCAGACGGCCTCTGGCAGTGGAGGGAGGCCAGTCGCTGGAGGACATAGGAATAACTGTGGACACTGTACTCATCCTGGAGGAGAAGGAGCAGACCAACTAG
- the UBXN8 gene encoding UBX domain-containing protein 8 isoform X7 — MASRGVVGIFFLSAVPLVCLELRRGIPDIGIKDFLLLCGRILLLLALLTLIISVTTSWLNSFKSSQVYLKEEEKNEKRQKLVRKKQQEAQREKGDEGTSQTSLETPNREAAKSQNLPKPLTEFPSPAEQPMCNEIPDLPEEPSQTAEVVTVALRCPSGNVLRRRFLKSYGSQVLFDWMTRIGYHTSLYSLSTSFPRRPLAVEGGQSLEDIGITVDTVLILEEKEQTN, encoded by the exons ATGGCTTCACGTGGGGTTGTTggcattttcttcctctctgctgTCCCTCTTGTGTGTCTGGAACTCCGGCGTGGGATCCCGGATATAG gAATCAaggattttcttttgctttgtggcCGGATTTTGTTACTGCTTGCTCTTCTTACTTTAATTATTTCTGTGACTACCTCATGGCTTAACTCATTTAAATCTTCCCAAGTTTATCTGAAGG aagaagaaaagaacgagaaaagacaaaaacttgtgagaaaaaaacaacaagagGCACAAAGAGAGAAG GGTGATGAAGGTACAAGTCAGACATCTTTGGAAACACCAAACAGAGAAGCAGCAAAGAGCCAGAACTTGCCTAAACCTTTAACTGAATTTCCATCTCCTGCTGAACAGCCCATGTGCAATGAG ATTCCTGATTTACCTGAAGAACCTTCTCAAACAGCAGAA GTAGTTACTGTTGCTCTCCGATGTCCCAGTGGGAACGTCCTGAGGAGAAGGTTTTTGAAGTCCTACGGCTCACAG GTCTTATTTGACTGGATGACGAGAATTGGGTACCACACATCTCTATACAGCCTTTCTACTTCCTTTCCCAGACGGCCTCTGGCAGTGGAGGGAGGCCAGTCGCTGGAGGACATAGGAATAACTGTGGACACTGTACTCATCCTGGAGGAGAAGGAGCAGACCAACTAG
- the UBXN8 gene encoding UBX domain-containing protein 8 isoform X4 translates to MASRGVVGIFFLSAVPLVCLELRRGIPDIGIKDFLLLCGRILLLLALLTLIISVTTSWLNSFKSSQVYLKEEEKNEKRQKLVRKKQQEAQREKASRYIENVLKPHQEMKLRKLEERFYQMTGEAWKLSSGHKLGGDEGTSQTSLETPNREAAKSQNLPKPLTEFPSPAEQPMCNEVVTVALRCPSGNVLRRRFLKSYGSQVLFDWMTRIGYHTSLYSLSTSFPRRPLAVEGGQSLEDIGITVDTVLILEEKEQTN, encoded by the exons ATGGCTTCACGTGGGGTTGTTggcattttcttcctctctgctgTCCCTCTTGTGTGTCTGGAACTCCGGCGTGGGATCCCGGATATAG gAATCAaggattttcttttgctttgtggcCGGATTTTGTTACTGCTTGCTCTTCTTACTTTAATTATTTCTGTGACTACCTCATGGCTTAACTCATTTAAATCTTCCCAAGTTTATCTGAAGG aagaagaaaagaacgagaaaagacaaaaacttgtgagaaaaaaacaacaagagGCACAAAGAGAGAAG GCCAGCAGATACATAGAGAACGTTTTAAAACCTCACCAGGAAATGAAATTGAGAAAACTGGAGGAGCGCTTTTATCAAATGACGGGTGAAGCTTGGAAATTAAGCAGTGGGCACAAACTTGGG GGTGATGAAGGTACAAGTCAGACATCTTTGGAAACACCAAACAGAGAAGCAGCAAAGAGCCAGAACTTGCCTAAACCTTTAACTGAATTTCCATCTCCTGCTGAACAGCCCATGTGCAATGAG GTAGTTACTGTTGCTCTCCGATGTCCCAGTGGGAACGTCCTGAGGAGAAGGTTTTTGAAGTCCTACGGCTCACAG GTCTTATTTGACTGGATGACGAGAATTGGGTACCACACATCTCTATACAGCCTTTCTACTTCCTTTCCCAGACGGCCTCTGGCAGTGGAGGGAGGCCAGTCGCTGGAGGACATAGGAATAACTGTGGACACTGTACTCATCCTGGAGGAGAAGGAGCAGACCAACTAG
- the UBXN8 gene encoding UBX domain-containing protein 8 isoform X5 — protein sequence MASRGVVGIFFLSAVPLVCLELRRGIPDIEEEEKNEKRQKLVRKKQQEAQREKASRYIENVLKPHQEMKLRKLEERFYQMTGEAWKLSSGHKLGGDEGTSQTSLETPNREAAKSQNLPKPLTEFPSPAEQPMCNEIPDLPEEPSQTAEVVTVALRCPSGNVLRRRFLKSYGSQVLFDWMTRIGYHTSLYSLSTSFPRRPLAVEGGQSLEDIGITVDTVLILEEKEQTN from the exons ATGGCTTCACGTGGGGTTGTTggcattttcttcctctctgctgTCCCTCTTGTGTGTCTGGAACTCCGGCGTGGGATCCCGGATATAG aagaagaagaaaagaacgagaaaagacaaaaacttgtgagaaaaaaacaacaagagGCACAAAGAGAGAAG GCCAGCAGATACATAGAGAACGTTTTAAAACCTCACCAGGAAATGAAATTGAGAAAACTGGAGGAGCGCTTTTATCAAATGACGGGTGAAGCTTGGAAATTAAGCAGTGGGCACAAACTTGGG GGTGATGAAGGTACAAGTCAGACATCTTTGGAAACACCAAACAGAGAAGCAGCAAAGAGCCAGAACTTGCCTAAACCTTTAACTGAATTTCCATCTCCTGCTGAACAGCCCATGTGCAATGAG ATTCCTGATTTACCTGAAGAACCTTCTCAAACAGCAGAA GTAGTTACTGTTGCTCTCCGATGTCCCAGTGGGAACGTCCTGAGGAGAAGGTTTTTGAAGTCCTACGGCTCACAG GTCTTATTTGACTGGATGACGAGAATTGGGTACCACACATCTCTATACAGCCTTTCTACTTCCTTTCCCAGACGGCCTCTGGCAGTGGAGGGAGGCCAGTCGCTGGAGGACATAGGAATAACTGTGGACACTGTACTCATCCTGGAGGAGAAGGAGCAGACCAACTAG
- the UBXN8 gene encoding UBX domain-containing protein 8 isoform X1: protein MASRGVVGIFFLSAVPLVCLELRRGIPDIGIKDFLLLCGRILLLLALLTLIISVTTSWLNSFKSSQVYLKEEEEKNEKRQKLVRKKQQEAQREKASRYIENVLKPHQEMKLRKLEERFYQMTGEAWKLSSGHKLGGDEGTSQTSLETPNREAAKSQNLPKPLTEFPSPAEQPMCNEIPDLPEEPSQTAEVVTVALRCPSGNVLRRRFLKSYGSQVLFDWMTRIGYHTSLYSLSTSFPRRPLAVEGGQSLEDIGITVDTVLILEEKEQTN, encoded by the exons ATGGCTTCACGTGGGGTTGTTggcattttcttcctctctgctgTCCCTCTTGTGTGTCTGGAACTCCGGCGTGGGATCCCGGATATAG gAATCAaggattttcttttgctttgtggcCGGATTTTGTTACTGCTTGCTCTTCTTACTTTAATTATTTCTGTGACTACCTCATGGCTTAACTCATTTAAATCTTCCCAAGTTTATCTGAAGG aagaagaagaaaagaacgagaaaagacaaaaacttgtgagaaaaaaacaacaagagGCACAAAGAGAGAAG GCCAGCAGATACATAGAGAACGTTTTAAAACCTCACCAGGAAATGAAATTGAGAAAACTGGAGGAGCGCTTTTATCAAATGACGGGTGAAGCTTGGAAATTAAGCAGTGGGCACAAACTTGGG GGTGATGAAGGTACAAGTCAGACATCTTTGGAAACACCAAACAGAGAAGCAGCAAAGAGCCAGAACTTGCCTAAACCTTTAACTGAATTTCCATCTCCTGCTGAACAGCCCATGTGCAATGAG ATTCCTGATTTACCTGAAGAACCTTCTCAAACAGCAGAA GTAGTTACTGTTGCTCTCCGATGTCCCAGTGGGAACGTCCTGAGGAGAAGGTTTTTGAAGTCCTACGGCTCACAG GTCTTATTTGACTGGATGACGAGAATTGGGTACCACACATCTCTATACAGCCTTTCTACTTCCTTTCCCAGACGGCCTCTGGCAGTGGAGGGAGGCCAGTCGCTGGAGGACATAGGAATAACTGTGGACACTGTACTCATCCTGGAGGAGAAGGAGCAGACCAACTAG
- the UBXN8 gene encoding UBX domain-containing protein 8 isoform X3 has product MASRGVVGIFFLSAVPLVCLELRRGIPDIGIKDFLLLCGRILLLLALLTLIISVTTSWLNSFKSSQVYLKEEEEKNEKRQKLVRKKQQEAQREKASRYIENVLKPHQEMKLRKLEERFYQMTGEAWKLSSGHKLGGDEGTSQTSLETPNREAAKSQNLPKPLTEFPSPAEQPMCNEVVTVALRCPSGNVLRRRFLKSYGSQVLFDWMTRIGYHTSLYSLSTSFPRRPLAVEGGQSLEDIGITVDTVLILEEKEQTN; this is encoded by the exons ATGGCTTCACGTGGGGTTGTTggcattttcttcctctctgctgTCCCTCTTGTGTGTCTGGAACTCCGGCGTGGGATCCCGGATATAG gAATCAaggattttcttttgctttgtggcCGGATTTTGTTACTGCTTGCTCTTCTTACTTTAATTATTTCTGTGACTACCTCATGGCTTAACTCATTTAAATCTTCCCAAGTTTATCTGAAGG aagaagaagaaaagaacgagaaaagacaaaaacttgtgagaaaaaaacaacaagagGCACAAAGAGAGAAG GCCAGCAGATACATAGAGAACGTTTTAAAACCTCACCAGGAAATGAAATTGAGAAAACTGGAGGAGCGCTTTTATCAAATGACGGGTGAAGCTTGGAAATTAAGCAGTGGGCACAAACTTGGG GGTGATGAAGGTACAAGTCAGACATCTTTGGAAACACCAAACAGAGAAGCAGCAAAGAGCCAGAACTTGCCTAAACCTTTAACTGAATTTCCATCTCCTGCTGAACAGCCCATGTGCAATGAG GTAGTTACTGTTGCTCTCCGATGTCCCAGTGGGAACGTCCTGAGGAGAAGGTTTTTGAAGTCCTACGGCTCACAG GTCTTATTTGACTGGATGACGAGAATTGGGTACCACACATCTCTATACAGCCTTTCTACTTCCTTTCCCAGACGGCCTCTGGCAGTGGAGGGAGGCCAGTCGCTGGAGGACATAGGAATAACTGTGGACACTGTACTCATCCTGGAGGAGAAGGAGCAGACCAACTAG
- the UBXN8 gene encoding UBX domain-containing protein 8 isoform X2 — translation MASRGVVGIFFLSAVPLVCLELRRGIPDIGIKDFLLLCGRILLLLALLTLIISVTTSWLNSFKSSQVYLKEEEKNEKRQKLVRKKQQEAQREKASRYIENVLKPHQEMKLRKLEERFYQMTGEAWKLSSGHKLGGDEGTSQTSLETPNREAAKSQNLPKPLTEFPSPAEQPMCNEIPDLPEEPSQTAEVVTVALRCPSGNVLRRRFLKSYGSQVLFDWMTRIGYHTSLYSLSTSFPRRPLAVEGGQSLEDIGITVDTVLILEEKEQTN, via the exons ATGGCTTCACGTGGGGTTGTTggcattttcttcctctctgctgTCCCTCTTGTGTGTCTGGAACTCCGGCGTGGGATCCCGGATATAG gAATCAaggattttcttttgctttgtggcCGGATTTTGTTACTGCTTGCTCTTCTTACTTTAATTATTTCTGTGACTACCTCATGGCTTAACTCATTTAAATCTTCCCAAGTTTATCTGAAGG aagaagaaaagaacgagaaaagacaaaaacttgtgagaaaaaaacaacaagagGCACAAAGAGAGAAG GCCAGCAGATACATAGAGAACGTTTTAAAACCTCACCAGGAAATGAAATTGAGAAAACTGGAGGAGCGCTTTTATCAAATGACGGGTGAAGCTTGGAAATTAAGCAGTGGGCACAAACTTGGG GGTGATGAAGGTACAAGTCAGACATCTTTGGAAACACCAAACAGAGAAGCAGCAAAGAGCCAGAACTTGCCTAAACCTTTAACTGAATTTCCATCTCCTGCTGAACAGCCCATGTGCAATGAG ATTCCTGATTTACCTGAAGAACCTTCTCAAACAGCAGAA GTAGTTACTGTTGCTCTCCGATGTCCCAGTGGGAACGTCCTGAGGAGAAGGTTTTTGAAGTCCTACGGCTCACAG GTCTTATTTGACTGGATGACGAGAATTGGGTACCACACATCTCTATACAGCCTTTCTACTTCCTTTCCCAGACGGCCTCTGGCAGTGGAGGGAGGCCAGTCGCTGGAGGACATAGGAATAACTGTGGACACTGTACTCATCCTGGAGGAGAAGGAGCAGACCAACTAG
- the UBXN8 gene encoding UBX domain-containing protein 8 isoform X6, with protein MASRGVVGIFFLSAVPLVCLELRRGIPDIGIKDFLLLCGRILLLLALLTLIISVTTSWLNSFKSSQVYLKEEEEKNEKRQKLVRKKQQEAQREKGDEGTSQTSLETPNREAAKSQNLPKPLTEFPSPAEQPMCNEIPDLPEEPSQTAEVVTVALRCPSGNVLRRRFLKSYGSQVLFDWMTRIGYHTSLYSLSTSFPRRPLAVEGGQSLEDIGITVDTVLILEEKEQTN; from the exons ATGGCTTCACGTGGGGTTGTTggcattttcttcctctctgctgTCCCTCTTGTGTGTCTGGAACTCCGGCGTGGGATCCCGGATATAG gAATCAaggattttcttttgctttgtggcCGGATTTTGTTACTGCTTGCTCTTCTTACTTTAATTATTTCTGTGACTACCTCATGGCTTAACTCATTTAAATCTTCCCAAGTTTATCTGAAGG aagaagaagaaaagaacgagaaaagacaaaaacttgtgagaaaaaaacaacaagagGCACAAAGAGAGAAG GGTGATGAAGGTACAAGTCAGACATCTTTGGAAACACCAAACAGAGAAGCAGCAAAGAGCCAGAACTTGCCTAAACCTTTAACTGAATTTCCATCTCCTGCTGAACAGCCCATGTGCAATGAG ATTCCTGATTTACCTGAAGAACCTTCTCAAACAGCAGAA GTAGTTACTGTTGCTCTCCGATGTCCCAGTGGGAACGTCCTGAGGAGAAGGTTTTTGAAGTCCTACGGCTCACAG GTCTTATTTGACTGGATGACGAGAATTGGGTACCACACATCTCTATACAGCCTTTCTACTTCCTTTCCCAGACGGCCTCTGGCAGTGGAGGGAGGCCAGTCGCTGGAGGACATAGGAATAACTGTGGACACTGTACTCATCCTGGAGGAGAAGGAGCAGACCAACTAG